One Phoenix dactylifera cultivar Barhee BC4 chromosome 8, palm_55x_up_171113_PBpolish2nd_filt_p, whole genome shotgun sequence genomic window carries:
- the LOC103702946 gene encoding high mobility group B protein 6-like has product MAEIKRGRRGRKALNTLTANDVNISAGKVTSSPLPPFAEAEKESRDSLVSILSPQKAKKVVSKPKARATTKKEFADELQELQVRLEQLQIEKENTEVLLRQRDEVLKLKEEELENRGKEQERLQKELKKLQKLKEFKPTMSIPFIMSLREKEQEKKENKKNKKKKNKDYLEKKKPCPAYVLWCKDQWHEVKKENPDADFKEISNTLGAKWKALSAEEKKPYEERYHQEKEGYLQIVGQEKRENEAMKLLEEEQMQKTAMELLEQYLQFKQEVDKGGKKMRKEKDPSKPKHPMSAFLLFSQERRAALLEQNKNVLEIAKIAGVEWKSMTEERRAPYEEIAKKCKEEYNQQMELYKQNKLEEAATVEKEEEELKKVLKQEALQLLKKKEKADNIIKKTKEARQKKKKQKEEQNSDPNKPRRPPSSFLLFSLEARKQLLEERPGIGNSTMSALISVKWKEQSEAERQVWNDKAAEGMAAYKREMEEYNKSIAMGKIDTPNHES; this is encoded by the exons ATGGCTGAAatcaaaagaggaagaaggggcagGAAGGCCCTGAATACCCTCACGGCGAACGATGTCAACATTTCAGCCGGGAAGGTCACTTCCTCCCCACTTCCCCCGTTTGCTGAAGCCGAGAAGGAGAGCCGTGATAGCCTTGTCTCGATCCTCTCGCCTCAGAAGGCCAAGAAGGTCGTCTCCAAGCCCAAAGCTCGGGCGACGACCAAGAAAGAGTTCGCTGATGAGTTGCAAGAATTGCAAGTGAGGCTCGAACAGCTCCAGATCGAGAAGGAGAACACCGAGGTACTCCTGAGGCAGCGGGATGAGGTGCTCAAACTGAAagaggaggagcttgagaatCGTGGCAAGGAGCAAGAGAGGCTTCAGAAGGAACTCAAGAAGCTCCAAAAGTTGAAGGAGTTCAAGCCTACTATG AGCATTCCTTTTATCATGTCCCTGAGGGAGAAagagcaagaaaagaaagaaaataagaagaacaagaagaagaagaacaaggacTACCTGGAGAAAAAGAAGCCATGTCCAGCATATGTACTTTGGTGCAAAGATCAGTGGCATGAG gTCAAGAAAGAGAACCCAGATGCTGATTTCAAGGAAATCTCGAATACTCTTGGAGCCAAATGGAAGGCCTTGAGCGCCGAAGAGAAGAAACCCTATGAAGAGAGGTACCACCAAGAGAAGGAAGGTTATTTGCAGATTGTTGGCCAGGAGAAGCGGGAGAATGAAGCCATGAAACTTTTAGAGGAAGAACAGATGCAGAAGACCGCAATGGAGTTGCTAGAGCAGTACCTGCAATTCAAACAG GAAGTTGATAAAGGGGGAAAGAAAATGAG GAAAGAGAAAGATCCTTCGAAGCCAAAACATCCCATGTCAGCTTTCTTACTGTTCTCCCAGGAACGGCGTGCAGCACTGCTTGAACAGAACAAGAATGTCCTTGAG ATTGCTAAGATAGCAGGAGTGGAATGGAAAAGCATGACAGAAGAACGGAGAGCACCCTATGAAGAG ATCGCCAAGAAATGCAAGGAAGAGTATAATCAACAAATGGAGCTTTATAAGCAGAACAAGCTCGAG GAAGCTGCAACcgtagagaaggaagaagaggagttgAAGAAAGTTCTGAAACAGGAAGCTCTTCAGCTGCtcaagaagaaggagaaagcaGACAATATAATTAAG AAAACAAAGGAAGCCCggcagaagaaaaagaagcagaaGGAAGAACAGAATTCAGATCCCAACAAGCCAAGGAGGCCACCatcctctttccttcttttcag tttggaagcaaggaaacAGCTGTTGGAGGAACGACCAGGAATTGGCAATTCTACAATGAGTGCTCTGATTTCAGTAAAATGGAAG GAACAAAGTGAAGCAGAAAGGCAAGTCTGGAATGACAAAGCAGCGGAAGGCATGGCTGCCTACAAAAGAGAGATGGAAGAGTACAACAAGTCAATTGCCATGGGAAAAATCGACACCCCTAATCATGAATCTTGA